In the Terriglobus sp. RCC_193 genome, CACTCATCGTCAACGGTGCATTTTCTGCGCCGAATTCAACGCTGGAGTGTGGTCGTGCGTTCATTCAATCAGGGCGTGAAATTGCTCTTTCTCTCGTTTGCGGTGGTATCACAGGCGCAAACCTACCATGTTTCCGACCACTGGAAGATTGGAGGCGCAGGCGGCTGGGACTATCTCCTGAGTGATGATGCCGCGCATCGCCTCTACATCACGCACGGACCCCGCGTGGAAGTGGTGGATACAACAACCGGGAAACCTATTGGCGCAGTCACGGGCATGAAGAGTACGCATGGCGTGGCGCTAGACCCCGATGGGAAGACGGGATACATCAGCGACGGTGCCGGGAATGCGATCATCGTTTTCGATCGTGCAACTCTTGCCATAACGGCCACCGTACCCGCTGGAACAAACCCTGACGGCATCACCTACGAACCAGTTACTCGAACAGTATGGGCTTTCAATGGACGGAGCAAGGATGTGTCCGTGATGGATGCAGCGAGCCATCGCATCGTGGCAACCATTCCCTTGCCAGGTAAACCGGAATTCCCTCAGGCCGATGGAAAGGGCAATGTCTTCGTCAACATTGAAGACAAAAATGTCATCGTAAAACTCGATGCCAAAACCAATAAGGCTGTAACAAGCTGGACACTGACCGGCTGCGATTCTCCGTCGGGCATGGCAATCGACCACGCAGGACATCGTCTTTTCTCTGTATGTGATGGGAAGAAGATGGCCGTCTCAGACTTCGCCGCAGGCAAGCTGGTTGGATTAGCGTCGATCGGAGATTCTCCCGATGCGGCCGGCTATGATCCTAAAACACGCCTCGCCTTCTCCTCTAATGGAGAAGGCACACTTTCCGTTGTGGATACAAGCAAGCCAGGCTTTCCGACTGTACAAACAGTAACCACGGTAAAGGGCGCACGTACTATGGCCTACGATGCGAATACGGGCAAGGTATTTCTTTCAGCGGCTCAGTATGGGCCAACTCCTACCCCCACTGCTGCAACGCCACGTCCACGCCCAACTGTACTTCAGGATAGCTTTGAGATTATTGTCGTCTCACGCTAACGAGGTGGAGATAAATAGAAATGGCCCGCTTAGCGGGCCATCTCTATTTGCACATCAGACAGCAGCTTCTGGCAATGGATCATGTCTTCGAACTGTTAGCAGGTAATACACAACGGGCGTAACGATGAGACTAAGGAGCATAGAGATCACCAAACCACCAATGACAGCGATAGCAAGTGGTTGTAGCATTTGTGACCCAGCTCCAAGGGCAAACGCCAGCGGTAACATGCCGCAGATGGCAGCCGTCGCCGTCATCAGAATAGGACGAAGACGTCGTTGCGCTGCATGCAACATCGCGTCTTTGGCTGATGTCCCATCACCACGATAGCGTTCGTCCGCATCCAGCAACAGAATGCCGTTCTTAGCCACGATGCCGATCACCATGATGATTCCCATGAATGAAGCCACATTAAAAGTGGTTCCCGTCAGAAACAATGCGAGCACAACACCCGCGACAGACAACACCGAAGAAGTAAGAATCGCAATGGGTGCGGAGAAATTGCGGAACTCCACCAACAACACTCCAAAGACCAACGCCAGGGAAATCATCAGCACCTTCAAGAGTTCGCCGAAGGATTTCTGCTGTTCCTGATAGGTTCCACCGTAAACAACTGAGACTGTCGGTGGCAGGTGCAGCGCATGAACTGTCCCCTGCACTTTTGCGATAGCAGTGCCAAGATCGGATCCCTGTAACTGCGCCGTGACAACAACAAGGCGCTGCAGATTTTCTC is a window encoding:
- a CDS encoding YncE family protein, encoding MRSFNQGVKLLFLSFAVVSQAQTYHVSDHWKIGGAGGWDYLLSDDAAHRLYITHGPRVEVVDTTTGKPIGAVTGMKSTHGVALDPDGKTGYISDGAGNAIIVFDRATLAITATVPAGTNPDGITYEPVTRTVWAFNGRSKDVSVMDAASHRIVATIPLPGKPEFPQADGKGNVFVNIEDKNVIVKLDAKTNKAVTSWTLTGCDSPSGMAIDHAGHRLFSVCDGKKMAVSDFAAGKLVGLASIGDSPDAAGYDPKTRLAFSSNGEGTLSVVDTSKPGFPTVQTVTTVKGARTMAYDANTGKVFLSAAQYGPTPTPTAATPRPRPTVLQDSFEIIVVSR